TTTtctagagaaaatattttctaaattttttgatCAACGAAATATGAAAAATCGGAAAATTGGTTTGTCCCCTACAATTGGGCCTCCATAATTTGCTGGATGTTTTCATTACGGCCCAATTATCCCAAATCCCAATCCAAAAAAGAGTTATGGGCTTAAAGCATACTGGGTTGGTGAATCCTTAAACTAATTCAATGGTCCATAAAGAATAAAAGACGCGTCAATTATAAAGtgaaaatataaacttatgtATCGAAAAAAAGTGCGAATTACCCAAAAttactatataattttttttttcaagtatcaTGTTTGGACATCGCTATTGAAtatatgttcaatttttttacatGTGTTGTAGAGCGATTCAAACAAGCCGTTTTCGAAATTACATATGCCTAaagttcaataataaaaaaaattaaacttttgttatatttgtatgaatttcaaacaaaagtttaatcatatatttgaatttcactCATACAAAATTTTAGACATCACATATATGAAGTTATTTCGAGATGAGCAGACTTGTTTGATcgatttttatatgatattcactcgttaaagaatataaatatatcaaactATTCACATTTAAACTTTGATGTGACATTTGTTCCTTGTTTAATCACTATTTAATTTTCCAATTatcactaatatatatattttaaaattcaaattaacatCTTAATTAGACaccaaacttaaaattaaacATCATTGTCacatgaaatgaaaatgaggaaGCTTATCAAAGTGTCATGTGAGTGTAAGTGATAGAagtatttattcttttattaaaaagtaaaattaaaaaagaaaaggtcaATTTTCTCAACTGAGCAAAAGGACAAAATTGTCAAAAAGACCCACAAAACTCCAAGAAAACCAAATAAATCTGATTTTTCAAACTTTATCCAATTAGGATATTAAAGCATACAATAGGAATctcaaacaaaacaaacacTACCTTTTTCATTATTCCCTTTTTTACCCTTCCTTTGAGTAGTAGtactataaaaaaaaggaaGCAATTCTTTTTTCTCCTTCAACAACAAAAACCTTCTAATTATTTATCTAATATAACCTAATCTTAATAAATTATCACTAAATTAAACTAAgttaaaaatcacataaaattgCTAGAATTTGTGTACCACAACCTTTCTCTCTCCACCATTTTCACTACTATAACTCTCCGATTTTCCGTCTTCGATACTCTCCGATGACCGATCACCGTGTTGACCAGTTCCACGGGCGTCCGATTCCGGCGAGCTATGAGAATGTGCTTTTGGCGATGGCTTGTACATGTGATTACTACCAGGATGGTACAATTGTTGGTGGTGGAGTGTTTGTAATGGTTGTGGCGTATTATAAAACTCTTGAGCTAATGCTTGTGGAGCCGCAATATAGTGAGTTGATGGTGCATGGCTAGTTGAATGTGGTCCATAAAATGTGGCTGTAGGTGGTGCACCACCGTGTGCGGCTGCGGCCGCGTACTCAGGTGGGACCCATATGCCACCTAAAACCACTAAGTGGGGTGGTGCTGTTGTTGCTTGTGGACTTGGACTTGGTCTTCGAGTGTGAAGTCTGTACTTCtgtataattaaatcaaaacgaATTAGCTTAAATATGTCATGACATTTTTATgttcataataatatattatcaaatgtaaaattaaaaaaaaatcaactaatttAGGGTTAATTTTCTTGGGAGTTGTGTGTGGGgtgtggggtgggggtggggagTTGCAATTGGTTAACATGTTTACCTGCAAATGGCTTTTAACTTCATCATTGGTCAATCCATCAACTTTCATCAACTCTCTGATTTGTTTTGGAGTGGCCACTGAAAATCATTACACAAAAAAAAGATTGGATTGCTTGCTTGcaaagtaagaaaagaaaacaaccAAATGATGACATGATAATTCTTTTTGACTATAAACAAACAGTTTAAAAAGTTTGATAGACCAATAAAAAGTACATGTAAGACTAGACTATAACAAGaaacatatctaaatatatAGATTTACCAAAAGAGTTTTTTTCCCCCTTTGCAatgattaaattatatatactatGTACTACTATTATTTACATCATCAatgcatataaattaaaaaggatGCAATCTGATCGATGCACAACATATCTCGTGCTCACACAAAGTTCAGAGATGAATCGCACTACCCAACCTGGATTGAGTGGTTTCACGACTCGAATAGGTCATTGAAAAACAACTCTATCGTTGCTTCAAGACTCTCCTTTATCAGTATATATAAcgtaaaacaaaaataaatgaataaaaaaagagaTTGGTATAGACAAATATGTTACCTTGGGAACCACCTAACATTTGAAGAGCATTAACAAAACGCCTATGCAAATCAGGTGACCAACATCTTCTTGCCTTTCtatgtggttgttgttgttgttgttgagtaCTTGTGCTTGTGCTATTGGTACCACCTCCAATGCCTTGAGAATCTTGTTGAATTTCCAAattcttgttattattattgttattatcttCCACTTGTAATAatgtttcattattattttgtttattagatGAAGCAAGTGCTAGTGTTGTTGGACTTGGACATGAAGAATTGTTGTTATCCAATGCTAATTTTGAGGCAATAGAAAAGCCCATATTGTTATGATGATCATTTTCTTTGTTACAAGTAGTTGATATTTGTACTTGTTGTTTTGTTTCTTGATGATCACTTGGTGGACTCCATAATTGGGCAGAAGTCATCCAATTTGCCTTATTATCAACAATAGTAGATGTGTTATTTGCTACTATTTTTTCATCTCCTAATTCAGCACTTGCATTGTTATTTTTAAGTGgaatgaattcttcaagaactgGTCTCATTTGTCCAATATGATTATTTTCCCTATGGGAGTGAAGTTGTTGCCTTGAAGCCTCCATAGCTGTTAATTCCCAAAAAATTGGACCAATATTAGACTTGCAACAACAACATACGCAGTGTAAGTTCACAAGTCAGGTCTGAAGAGGATAGAATATACACAAACCTTACCTTGATTTTGCAAGATAGAGAAGTTATTTTCGACATTACACGTTAAAAGGCAACAAGTAGTAAAACAATAGACTAATTATTAATAAGTTTAAGCTAGCATATATATATGCTATATATTGAATGAAAGATTTTTAAGTTCTATATATCCTACCTATGAATACACAAATTTAAATACATATCGGTGTAGTTTAACATGTTATAGCATGTTGTGTaccatttttattaaattatcaattataatacttatcataAAGATATACCAAAAATTACCTTATATATAACAATGATGTTGAATAACTACTCTTAAATGATATAATCAAGAATTTTTGAGTCCTACTTTTCTTGGTTTGATAAATCTCATCACACACATAAACTTGTGCACGAAAGAAAGCCATTTCAACCTTATAATAAGCTAAAggatgatttttttatgatcatataaaattatttatactatCAGTATACGTGATCTGAAGATGGATATATACTAGTTGTTGAAAAGAATGAAGAGATAACAAATTACGTACCATTGGTTAAAAGTTGCATGCAAAGGGGAAGTTCACGTTTGAATGCATCAATCTTGACcctttcttcttcaagtctagttaagaattcttcaagattttgtgtttgatcaatatttttctcaccaaatgatttcaaaagcatagaATAACTTTGATGGGGTTTGCATTCAAGGCTTAATTCTGAATTTGATGATGCCATATTCATGATTgcctatatattttttcaaaaactcGAAAAAACGAGCTAGGTCTATCTATAAAGTTCGATGCAAGTACAAGTGTCTATTCAGATATTTCACGTATATAATCCTCAAACAACAAATGGATTTGTTTTCATGTTCAAATAGgaagatgataaaaaaaaatgttaggtTTTTGAAACACAAAGTGGTGTGTGTGGATAGAGGAAAAAAGGGAGGAATTGTTTGTTTATGAACACAAGGTGGATTCAAATATTTGTGAAGAGGATGGTGGTCTTTTTAGAGGGTTGAGTTCGAGGGAGAATAAAGTAAAGATTCttgaaagaggaaaaaaaaagtgaaaagtaAAAGCAAAGGGAaggataaagaaaataaagaaacaaaacaaaacaaaaaaaaaagatttaaaaaaaaatcaaaaaagaagagaaaagaagggATAGTAACTTCTTGCAAAGAGTAAAGGCAAAAAGCTATTTGTTGGTAGTCATCAAAGTGTGAAAGGGTAAGTTGTCTTGAGGTATATATGGCATGAAcaattgtttttattaatatatcaaatattatcGATATATTTTAACATGTTATAGAAAATTAGCTATCAATCGATATATTTTAACATGTTATAGAACATCAGTTatcatttttcatatgttgctaATTTATATGCTTAATCGTAAGCATTGTTTATAATAGTATTATAAGTGATTTATTACTGTAAATGTTGTTTCATACCGCCAATAATAATTGTAGAACTTAAGCTCATGGATATTCACGTTCGGTGTTTTTGCCGAATAGGTTTGTGAAGAAGCAAGTGTATCCTTCCCTCGATTGACAACTAGTTGTTGATGGATTTTTCGATATCTTCTATATTTTCCACATTTAAGACTCGAGCTGTATGAGGCAAAAACTCATCCACCTACAATTTAGAGGCGACGTTGAGCCTCATCCCAACAGTAAGAGTGCGACTTAGGTCAACTAACACACAAGAAGTATGATTCACTCAACGATTTTATAAATGGGTTCCGAACCCCATATGGGGGGTTGCTAGCATTATTATTTGTGAGgacataatttcattttatctgTGAGAAAATTTCAATGTTAATAAATCATCACTATCGTGCGATTATATCATGTTTGAGCATGAATGCATGGTGAATTATCTCGTGCCTCGACCTTGCAATCAcctaataattattatgttcACGATTATTCatcttttaataaatacaatgcTCTAACCACTCATTATCATTAGTTTCctgaaaaatataaagtagtTAACTCATGAACATAGCCAATAAAATTACACTTATTTATATAAGTAAAATGGTTGAGATGTAAAAGAAGGAATCAATTTAGGTGTCATGTGattatagaaaagaaaagagtctgATTTTGGAACCTTTGGTACTTTAGGACAGTCTTTATATGAAATTCTATAATCactcaaaattaaaagataatattCTCTTCTACTTCCTTCTTCTCATGGGGTTtacctttttcttttatcttcttttaaTCTTTAACTTACaatttttctacatttttttttaatcttaataaaTATGCTACAAAAGATTCATCTAGTAAGTTGTGTTATTCAAGATTCTAAATGCAATTCTACTTTTGGGCTTAATGGGTATCTTACAGACAGTATGCCACTAACAAAaacattttcaagaaaataaattatattcaactatagtaatagtaattaaattattttcatggtGTATATAGAGTTGATAGTAGTACTTGAAAATGTACTTTTAAACAAATTGATTCCATTTCTATGGTTGAtttaactaattataaaaaagccccccccccccccaaactaGCATATACATCCATTATGTTGttcttctatatatttatttggggGAATTTGCATTTTTAATCCcttaattattgataaattgtgatttagCCCTTGTGATATTTAGCTTGATATTTAGCTAtttaacttcaataatttgaaATGTGCAAATTTGATACCTCTTATATTGAATCTTCATAAATTCAACAAACTATATATTAACCATTACATTATATAATTActcatgttttttttcttctaaagttTGGATAATGTTTCATATTTGAGAGTACTACAGTTCTAGAAAATAGTCtaattattagtataaattttccataaaaaaattaagggaTCGAAAACTCAAAAACActtggaaatttttttcttttattcaagatTTGCTAGACAGAATTACCTGATATCTACATAACTGTGTTGGTACGAGTTAACAGATATCCCATAAATTTAGATGTGCATAAGATAATTCTAACACCACAATTATAAAAAGGGGGCcaaaattaacatatatttttaattgattaaatattaattatgctTTTAAAAAGGTTAAATATGTTTGATTCAACTATCATAAAGATCAAAATTAGAATTTCAAAGGATAAAAAATGCTACCATTGTCTTTTTTAAAACCATGTTATAGTAAGCATGGGAGAGAAAAAAGGAGGACATGTTGAAGATGGTGCTTAAGTATCAATCCACCAAAGCAACTTTCTTTTATTATCCATCGTGGTGAAATGATTGAGATTCTCCGTTCTTAATCAGATGTctgaaatataaatttttagaaatgagaaaaaaatactaTCGAGAATGtcacttttaaaaatgaatcctgcaatatataaatacaaatttaatcaaaaatctcgatacaaatatatatatcgaaTATCGAGCCGAAAACCAAAAGAACATTTCTTTATTTGGTTCAAAAGTTACATAATTGTTTTATAGAATTGAGTGCACATATAATGTGTGTATGAGAGAGAGAACATCTAATCTATTCAAATTCATTGATTTACaaaagaatataatatttgCTTCAAAGAAAAGAATATCTGAAATTCCAATTCTACGACTCTAAATTAAGGAAAGGTAAGTAAGAGTGAAGGATCTtataaaaaggaacaaattatgtcTCACAAgaatttaaaaagtatattaaaGGGAGCTTAAGGGATTGTGGGGAATCTTCTTCTGCTAAATAACTTTAATGAAGTGGATAGGAAGGTACCTAGATTCTTTATATTGttttctaattaaattatatttcttcacAAAGATTGGATCTTGACCAAACTTTTTACACAATTTTCTTAAACCATCATACCATAGTAaagtttgagaaaaataattgaagatTTTGCTCTTATTACGTTTGTAGTCGCGGAttcagaatttttttaattatgtttctcaAGTTTTAGATTCTGAAGTTGAATCGAGTTTCAATGCAGTTCAAATTCATACATAGGGTTTAAAGTTAAGTATTGACTCTTATAAAGTATTTCGTTGATCACTACATCCTTCCTAAGtaaaatttataacattctattttcatatgattttatttttagatatttgtgGATACATTGTTGGGATGAGATGACCATTCAAGAAAAGggatttttttttagttctttgAAGTAATTCTTTTTTAACACATAGTTTCCTTAAATAAAACCTCTTAATATTCATTTGTAACTTTGAGGAGAGGTAATTAAGtatctaattttttatgaatagaAGAATTGTAGTTAGTggaaaaagaatttcatttatctttttgaaaCTATGCATAAATTGGAATAAAAAGAGCACATTTCTATATAGACTAATTCTAATATCCATTTGTTATCTAATTTGTAACATTTCAACTTTTGTATTCCTATGTCATGccttaattattgtatttttagtaCTTTGGTGTATGAAACTCAGTCatttagttaatttaaaaatttatgaagtattaaGATTAGGAGGGATGTGAGCCCTATTtagaatttttcaattttaaaaattaacttgAGATCACTGATTAAAACTGCATGAATCTCATCTATTGACTATATCCTCTGGTGATATGGCATGACATGTTATGATTAACGACAATTAAACTTCCtagaaaataagtaattttagacttattttttgatattttggttAGTAAGAAAAAATGTATCATATCATGAGTCTTTGTATATGATCtagataaatattaaaatattatattcggATCCCCACCCTTTAAAACAGAGACATACCTCTATCAGGATCTGAAATCTGACCTAGCCCCAAATTCAGTGTGACACCCAATACCGACTCGAAGCCTGACTCCCAAACTATGATAACGTAACCTCGACACGCAACCTAGGACCTAATATCGACCATGACCTTAAACCTGAATCCCAACCCTGATACAAGACCCCACTCTCAATTGCATCTCATTACTCCAGATCCCGACTCGAGTCTTAAATCCTAACCTTGATCCTAACCCCAGTATTAGACTTGACTCTCAACTTTTGAGTTCGAACTTGATTTAAGATTCGACTCTCTGTCGTTGTTTGATGCCCTATTCTCGACCTTGGCCCTGATTTTTAAGCATGGTTAGTGTTAGTAGTTGAATTCCAAATCTGGATCGAGTGATGAAGTTGAAAGAGAATTTtagaga
This portion of the Solanum pennellii chromosome 12, SPENNV200 genome encodes:
- the LOC107005520 gene encoding myb family transcription factor EFM-like, which gives rise to MNMASSNSELSLECKPHQSYSMLLKSFGEKNIDQTQNLEEFLTRLEEERVKIDAFKRELPLCMQLLTNAMEASRQQLHSHRENNHIGQMRPVLEEFIPLKNNNASAELGDEKIVANNTSTIVDNKANWMTSAQLWSPPSDHQETKQQVQISTTCNKENDHHNNMGFSIASKLALDNNNSSCPSPTTLALASSNKQNNNETLLQVEDNNNNNNKNLEIQQDSQGIGGGTNSTSTSTQQQQQQPHRKARRCWSPDLHRRFVNALQMLGGSQVATPKQIRELMKVDGLTNDEVKSHLQKYRLHTRRPSPSPQATTAPPHLVVLGGIWVPPEYAAAAAHGGAPPTATFYGPHSTSHAPSTHYIAAPQALAQEFYNTPQPLQTLHHQQLYHPGSNHMYKPSPKAHSHSSPESDARGTGQHGDRSSESIEDGKSESYSSENGGERKVVVHKF